Part of the Phycodurus eques isolate BA_2022a chromosome 3, UOR_Pequ_1.1, whole genome shotgun sequence genome, GAGGAAGTTATATAAAATACAACTCATTTAGGATGTAAACATAAACACATGAGATAATCCAACATATGAATCAGGAAAACCTGTGCTTGTTACTTTAATAAGTCATACAAGACCACATAATATGGAGATTTTCTCTAATTTGCTAAATCTGATCAGAGGGAGAAACAGCAGTATTGaaactattactactactaaatTTAAGACATATTTCTACTTCTTTGTCAATTCTTACTAACAATCACATCGCAAACCTGTTTCGTCTGTGGTCCAGCCTTTCCTCCCAGGTCACATGTTATTTCTTCTCCTGGCTGAATGTCCCTCAAAGCAAATAAACAGAGGTGCGGTTTGTCCTTTGCTATGACCCTCTTCATTTGGCAATTTGGATGCTTGTAGTCAGCATTGACGAGTCGTCCAAGGCTGCCATCATACACGGATGCATCAATACTGGCAAAAGAAGAGAAACGAAATACTAAGctttgaacaaaataaatgacccCTTCTAACTTGCTATTACTACGATTAGTTATAAATCCaaaacataaacacataaaACTGTGCATAAATGTACCATTCAATCAAACCTTACCACCATAGATCTTCTTTCCAACAGAAGTCAAACATGAAGACAGCACTTGCTTTGTGATAGGTCCATCCTTCTCCATTTCGATTCTTCAGAATTAATTAACTCTCCTCTGTACTCGACCACAAAGTCTCCTTTTCGGAAACAGGTTTTGGCAAACACTCCTCGACCTAGACAAAAGtgtaacaaatgtattttattaatgaCTTACAATTAACCAGTTAAGCTAATTTTATATAGAAatcattattattcttattttttgattaaCACATTGACTGGCATGGACATTtctattcgtcaactggaatccaaccgtttaatGCCACCGAtgtatatattcgtcaagtacatGTTTCTATGGCTAGGTTATAAATAGGGTCTTTGCCAGCTTTTGTGTGAAATttaggtttgtaaaccactgtaatgatgaCCAGATCACTGCAGATAGTGGCGCTGCATCGCTTTGTAtctgagatcagcacagcttttcaGTGGAAGACAAGAATTCGGCGGTAAATCGCACCTTTTAAAATAGATGAGGGTGAGAAGTGCAAACACGTTAGGGAGTTGGACAAGTTTAGGTACCTGACACAtgaacagagtatgtatatgtCCGATATAAATAGAGTACGTGTCATGGTAGGTTGTAGAAAGTGTATGTCATGATCGCGAAGAAAAGAGGACGCAATTCATTGAGTGAATGGCGAAGAccatgtagtaaaaaaaaaaaataaataaaaaataaataaataaaaaagtcacgGATGTTCAACTCGAGTTATGTGGTGAGTCAGCGTTGCTCAGgcgtatttttttatttgtatctctgtaaatttttattttgccttcaaaagccctttctccgTCTCATTTTTGTCGTATTAGTTTGAGCtgtcacaaaagtaaaaaaattgtcactgttctgcttgacacgTTTATCACAAAAATCTTGTTTTCTCTGCTTCTTTTTCCTATCCTCTATTAACAGTAATTTGTTATTAAACAGTTGAATTCTTTTCATACCTAGATTTTTAAACAACAGACCATAACAAAGGTGTGAAACAAGGCCCGgaggccagatccggcccatcatatcattttatgtgacccGTTAAAAGCAGATTATGTACTTCGTGTTTCTTGGTTAAATCTGGACCAATATAAAATTGGCTTCGCTTTTAATAAAATTGAGAtcctgcaagcatttttgttacctAACCCCTTTTTGAAATACATTCAATAACAGTTAAACTATTTTCCTTGACTTTTGATTTCTAAACAAATTATCCATCAATATTTTGCATTTAGTGTATAtgggggcggcacagtgggcgactggttagagccctcagcctcacagttctgaggacccgggttcaatccctggccccgcctgtgtggagtttgcatgttctccccgtgcctgcgtgggttttctccgggcactccggtttcctcccacatcccaaaaacatgcatgaattggagcctctagattgcccgtaggtgtgaatgtgagtgcgaatggttgtttgtttgtatgtgccatgcgattggctgacaaccagttcagggtgtaccccgcctcctgcccgatgatagcctgggataggctccagcacgcccgcgaccctagtgaggagaagcggctcagaaaatggatggatggatgtatgtataaggggtgccaatattttttagcatgactTCATTGTCTATTATATTTGGTCGTCGAAAAAATCCTCACAcaattctggcatttagcaaatataataattttggtAAGCCTTACTCACCTAAAATAGTGACCTAATCTGATTTCATGCCagacagtcaagaaaaaaaaaaaagtctcttgaTATAAGCAGCcctggggtgccaatatttttgagcaccATTGAAATATGAATCGATCACACATTTATACGGTTTCCCTGTCAtagcggccctctgagggaaaacaTAACTACAATATGGCCCATTACAAAATTTGGTTGACACCCCTGGACTATATAAACACTGTCAATTTCTTCCCAAGTAACTgagatgaaaaatattttagactGGCAAATTTCTGTGACTACCGTAGTCATCCTGATGAAGGGCGATTGGCACAATTAATGGATTCAAACCTCAATGAGTATATTATATACTCTACACAAGCAAGGTCATGTTCTTGTATTTGTCTGGTTGTAATTTTGGACCCGAAATGTGTACTGTAAACAAACAGTACCTTTCAACGAGTTCATGAATTGTACTTCCAATTCTTCCGTCTTGTCCAGTGCCTTCACTGCATGCTCTTTCGCATCCTGTAATGGTGGTTTCCTCCTGCTACTCTTTGTAGCCATTATAAATCCTATCACGAAATGCAAAACCATTATAGTATGACCAAACATCCCCAGACTCAAAGTATAAACAGAAGAAACTTGCAGCACAGATTGTTAATGAAACATTAAGGTGTTTGGCCAGGTGGAACGTACTGGCCAATTAACTTATTTAGCATaacttttaatggcaaaatgttaaataaacgTGACTTTTGTCAGATCGTGTTTTTTTGCAGAGAAACATCTGTGCATTTAAAACGTGCcattttgaaatacaaactGTGGTAAGCGGAAAATGTGTTTCGGAGGCTTGAGTAGTGTTTAGCTTttttgtgtccatccatccatccatttacttgtGCTTATCCGGGATCAGGTcatgggggcagcagcttaagcagggaaagTCCTGACTTCCCTCTCGCCAACAaattcgtccagctcttccgggggggggggggggggggagatcccAAGGCATTcctaggccagccgagagacgtagtctctccagcgtgtcctgggtcatcgtctgggcctcctcccggtgggatgtgcccagaacacctcaccagggaggcgtctgggaagCTTCCTAACGAGATACCCGAGCTAACTCatccggctcctctcgatgcggaggagcagcggctggaCTATGTCCAGTCGGAATTTCTTGATCTCACACATAAGCTCAGGCtgtttccctgccagagaggtgacactACACATCCCTAAAGGACAGGTCGTAACGGGTCGTTCAAAGACCTAGGGTCCACTGtacgtgtgttttgagttatgagtatggtcatggaacaaattaaacttgtaagtcaatgcaccactgtaaattgttttttgtatcttatattttcatatatatatggCTCCAAACTATTAATATTGGCACTGCAAACATTTTGGGTGACGTCAATCCGCTGTATGCGGAaggtcatgtgaccaaacccagaaaacaggttAGTGGACTTTCTGTGTATGCTGTGCTTACGTGCATaactacgggttgatgacatgattgtttgaagccaaacttgcacaaatattttctttaaagttaaatgtgtaatttatttatataaatatggtATACGTAAACATgaacgaagcctaaacatcaGATATTGTCATCTTTAGTAGCTCTGTGGTGACTTAATGTTAAACAGGCTAAActtgtagacatttaaagttcctacagGTACTTTGTCCCAGTTTCCTGCTCTCCTGCGTGTGTTTAAGTGTCTAATCATAAATAATTTTTGAGAGAACCTTGCACAACAAGTTGAGCAACTAGAAGGCTTTTCAAAGTGTGTTACCAcaaatgacatgaaaaaaacaatgagcAACCAAACTGTTTATCTCTGTGTGTTTCCATGGGtccaatgtgcttttttttagcTAAACCTTTGCAACAAATTGAGcaggtaattaaaaaaaatgttttttaagctTTTGAGAGAGGTTTCCTTATTGTTAAGAGTAATCTCCTTTTCTGCGTTTTCGAAGTGTTGGTTGTCATACCTTTACAATCTTTGTCCCTCGTCAAAGGTACTTTGTCACTGTCTGACAGTGGAGCCATGAGGTTGTCTGGTGGtggtcctccacagtggtcttcACTCAGACAGTGATGATGAAGCTCTGACCCCTCGGGTGGTTTCTCTTCTATACTCTTCACAGAGCCACCAGTCAGTGGCAATTTACTGACATCaaactcctcctcttcctccttaatGTGGGGGAGTTGtggatcctcctcttcctcgtgaATGTGGGCAGGCTGTGGATGCTTCTGTTCCTCCTTAATGTTGGGGAGCTTTGGATCCTCCTTTTCTACTTTAACGTAAGCCAACTGTGGATCCTCCTGTTCCTTTTTAACGTGGGGTAAATGTGGATCTTCCTCTTCTTTTACGTGGGGAAGCTGTGGATGCTTCTGTTCTCCTTTAATGCGAGGGGGCAGTGGCTCCTCATGCTCCAAACTGGAGCACCCCCCATGCAATTGAGGGTGAAGTTCTTCCTCATCACTAATCAGCTGTTGGATGTCTGCAGGACACAAGCAAGTTAGTTATGTTACGATAACCACTCGTAAAAGTAATGTTATTGGGTAgagaaaaaattatatatatgtataaaaatataaatatacatattggTAGACAGCCCCAGCACAGACAGACAGTTTTAGCTTGGGCTGGAGCTAGATTTTTTAGACAGGAATGATGCCACAACTATatccccatccttactttgggaAACAGAGAAAGTGGTAATTAGAGGCAAAAGCTTTTCATACGCTTCCTacaagaaatctttttttttgtttaagcaaaTTGGAGATGGAAATCGAACAACTCAGAACAATACGCAATGAATCCAACAGACCTACTTAGGAACCAACTTTATAATGCTAAACAACTTGATTGCAAATTAATAAAAAGCAGAGTTCCTACTACAAGAGCTAAGATACACTAATTTCGAGCACAACAATAAATCGGGAAAATTTCTCGCAAACCAActtcaagaaagaaaaaacaaattaaacctaACCCTATTCAAATGGGAAATTTACTCAATCACCACAGGATATtaatcagacatgcaaacaccaaaggtatgaaaaaggtgacaaaaaacccaaaaacattgtagggggtTCTGGGGCCCCcgtgtttattttaacataaattaagcaatctggaagactgaagaaaACGATaaggcaaaatacattttcttcacgcagaaatttttttatttacaccactcaagtgcatgttgatgtacaaattttagatgaaaataatattttcctcatttctttgcttttttgttttggcctccaacttgaaccaggcccatctccacctgcaccattaatagcatcctcctcttgaagcactctcattcttaaaaagaattgactaaaatctgtttgtttcacttcatttttcactattaccaacttcaaaggctaatcctaaatgcatcctccaggaaaatattaagtacaatatttttgtgtttttattggccatttctgtaTTTGAAGTTAggtcattctgtgttgtgacataatcccttcATTTCTATACAATGGTCATTGTCACGCGGCCATTTTTTCCTCACGTATGCCGCTGTAACAGACCATCTACGTGACCATAATGAGCCAAtcaaatagtttgttttccgAAAGAGACTTGTGGACTTAAAAGAAGCGGGACGCTGTATTGCCTGTTCAAAAGGAAAGTTAACAAGGAATGGATGGACCAGTACTTTTCTGTTCTTCCAGAAGCCAGCTAAAAACTGTTGCGTCTCATATGTTTGCGAGACCATGGCTTTATTAACATCAAGCAGCACTTCAAAATCAAAGACATACCCTAAATTCAACGAAACATGAACATATCCGATGAACCAGGTGGTGAGAACTCTGAATAGCAAATGAATGTGCCTTCTGGGTAGCCTGGCCGTTTGCAGCGCATTTGCCCCTGTCGGCCACTgtacaaggcaccactgtattctaTACCTATTCAGGAAAACTTACCCAGTGAGTCTGACTCATAGGCTGGCTCAGCGTCACCTGGTTCCTCAAGGTCTCGATCCTGGTCGCTGTACATATGCACATCCTCTGTAGAGAATGAGAACATAGGGTTGTAAATGACCCAAGTGGAAAAACTGCATCACATTCTCAAATAATGCCAAAACTAATGAGACCAAATATGCAGATTGTAtttataagtaaaaaaaaatatttggtcatCTTGTCATCTTTGGTAACTCTGTAGTGACATTTAATGTTAAACAGGCTAAGATTGGAGACATTTAATGTTCCGACAGGTACTTTGTCCCAGTCTCCtgctctcctgtgtgtgtgttaatgtgacAAACCATAAATAACATTTGAGAGAACCTTGCACCACAAGTTGAGCAACTAGAAGGCTTTTCAAAATGTGCTACCACAAATGACTTATGAATGTTTTCGCAAACAATGAGCAATCAAACTGTTTTTCATCACTGTGTGTTCCCATGTGTCCaatatgtgcttttttttagcTAAATGTTTGCAACAAATTGAgcagataattaaaaaaatattttaaaaaatataatataaaaatataaatataaaatataaaaaataaagcttttATGAGGTTTCCTTATTGTTAAGAGTGGTCTCCTTTTCTGAGTTTTTGAACTGTTGGTTGTCACCTTTACAATCTTTGTCCCTCGTCAAAGGTACTTTGTCACTGTCTGACAGTGAAGCCATGAGGTTGTCTGGTGGtggtcctccacagtggtctacACTCGGACTGTGATGATGAAGCTCTGACCCCTCGGGTGGTTCCTCTTTACTCTTCACAGAGCCACCAGTCAGTGGCAACTTACTGAGATcaaactcttcctcctcctctttaatgtgggGGAGCTGTggatcctcttcctctttaacgtgggttttttttggatcctcctcattctctttaatgtcGGCCGGCTGTGGGTGCTTCTGTTCCTCTTTAATGTTGGGGAGGTTTGGATTGATCGCTTCCTCCTTAATGTGTGGAGGCTGtggatcctcctcttcctctttaatgtggggGGGCAGTGGATCCTCATGCTCCAAACTGGAGCACCCCGTATGCAATTGAGGGGGTAGTTCTTTCTCATCACGAATCAGCTGCTGGATGTCTGCATGACACAAGCAAGTCAGTGATGTTATGATAACTACTGCCAAATAGTCGACACATTTTCTAGTACAAATAATGTTATTGGGTGGAGAAAatttatctatatatatatacatatatatatatatatatatatatatatatatacatatatatacacacatatatatacatatatatataaatatacatatatacatacatacatacatatatatacatatatacacatatatacatatacatatatatatacacatatatacatatatatatatatatatatatatatacacatatatacatatatatatacacatatatatatatacatatatacatatacatatatatatacacatatatatatatatatataaatttagcCAACACTATAGATTTGGACCCTTCCGATTAATCGCGATAACGCTTGTTGATGACGTCACTGTATCTGCCTCAGTATAAAATGACTTCAAGCACACCTGACTATGGAGATGGAGTATCTGCCAGTAAAGTTTGATTTAACCAGCTGTGAcccagtatttaaaaaaaaataaataaattttaaaaaaagaaacgtgCATCCTTGTTGAAGAGTCACCTATCCTCCTTGCTTTCCCGGCTGTTCTTTTAGATCGACCAGCCCTACCATGCCACTGACATATGCTACCCCCTGACCCTGTATGTAGCCCCCCGGCCCCACTCACCGATCCAAACACATTCAGCCACACCTTTAGTCCTTCGCAGAAATCGGaacatgcaaaactccaacGGCAATTAATGTAATACAACTGCAGGGTCGCTTCCAGCAATATCTTTTGTTAAGCCAACGCTCGTCACCATTTCATCGTCAAAGCAGACTACAATATATTCTCTGCGTTTTCACTGTTCTTGGCGGGCATTTGTAAATTCACtaattgacagctgaaagtggGGACTTAGGCTGTTCATCAGTTAGCGTAAGCGGATGGCTTTTTCGAAGGCCCAACCGTGTATAGTGAAGAAGGAGGTGGAAGACGACTATAATTGAAGGAGCGGAAAGATTATTAcgaggaaagaagaaaaatgcgAGAAGAGACAGAAGCTGTCAAAAATGTGGGAGCATTTGAGAGTGAACGGCAAGCGGAACCCCATGATGTAATCGTTCTAACACTGTTCCAGCATACTtacaactaggctttacacgatcaggagttttggggccaatcaccgatcagcaagtttaaaaaaacggaTAACCGAtccatcacaagatggagcaatgtgtcgacttgtttatttactgtatatacttgtgtactgtgtacggagtatcttcaaaagtattctctgttcaggtcatgtattctaatcagtcaggtcaaaccaacattacaacttgccaaaattatcatcaaacaaaacataaccatcaaaaaaattaatgatggttgatGCTCAGTCATTGgtcgtacaaaaaaaataataataatttcacaaattctgccagggtatgtaaatttaggAGCACAACTgaatatatgcagtcatacgtacccctggcatattggaatgaaagtggaagCTAATCATTTTTCATAGCCTCTGGGTGGCGCTGGCATATTACAATGAACGTGTACACCTCTCTCTTAACCTCGAGGTGGCGGAGGCATATTGAAATGgtgtaccgctttttcataacctctagatggcggcatacatttataaaacgggaaagtttttttcattttcccctatgtataatgcgcatcattgatttttgacatttttgggaggaaaaaaaggcacataaTACAGGAGAAATTACAGAAACTGCATGATtagcacaaaaaataaaaaaataaacacaaaaaataaaaaaaaaaaaaaaaaatcgctgcCTTAAGGTTTGTTTGATTCCTATTATTCTCATTATGTGGCCTGCTTACAGCTCAAGTATATTTTTTCTACACGgactattacaaaaaaaacgagTTGACCAATTCCATAATGCATGGTGACATGTCACAGAGCTCATGGGAGATGGTCTGTTGGACAGTTGAGATTTGACTCGAGCGTTCTGAAAAGGCACATCTACTCTTGTTgacagatacaaaaataaagcatgCCAAGAGAAAAACACTGTTCATCTCTAAGCATGTTCTTCTCAAGGCATGGAGGctctggcacagggtgtcttcaatctgtgcagggtataatgaaatctcaagactactGTTTCAATGAATTCTGGAGATAAATGTGCAGCATGCATAGACTGATGCAGCAGCCAGGACAGTTACAGACATCGTTTGATTGTAGTGATGCCTAAAAAGGTTGCGTAACAAAATAGTAAGGACACCATAATTTTGTATCCGGGcctgtttttcaaataattctattgaaacacaatttaaaatcaaTGTCTGACTCATTGTGGTTTTCTTTAATTAACAAAGGGTTCACCAACATTTTTTCCATGTGTAAAtacacaaaaccaaaaaaactaaaagtgcCTCGACAGCATTAAACTTTCTTCTTACGAGCCATGATACGATTCTTAACATAAAATTTAATGGACAGCCAGGTTCTACTGCTCAGGGCCGTCTTCTCCAACATAAGGCACTTGTCGCAGTCGCGTTTTCCTGGAAGTTGGCTTGATGTGATGAACGACATCAAATGCCTTTCAACGGCATCTACTTCTTCTTTCTCCCATTTCTTTCTCTTGCAATGCTGTCGCACTATACACATAGATAAAAAAAGTAGCTTTGATTAAATGACTTCATATTTTGATGTTGAAATTCAATTTTTTATAACTTTACCTTTTATCCTTAGAGGTTTGTGATGATTCTTGGAATTTGGAAGTGACACAGAGCGCCTTGTTGTGACCGGATTCACTGTTTtagaaataagtaaaaaaattaagaaagagACAATGGAATTACCGATATGGAAGTCAGAATGTAGGACTGAGTCATACAGCGTGTTGGTAAAGTCTCTTTACAGTTTTAACATTTAAGTGCAAAGGAAATGAAAAAGATATTACTTTGACTTGTTCCACTGTACACAGTGGTTATCCAAGTTTTTAAATCGCTTTGCATTATTGTGTTTCAGGCATCCTGTTGATTGAAGTGGCGTCCTTTCGAATGAATCCCTAAGAAATGGCTATTCCTCAAGAGAAGGCACAATGTGTATCATGGTTCTttgtaatgacattttaaaactgcaatgAGAATTAATGAGCACCCTGTATGTTGGCGTTTACCTGGCTCCACTCCTATCCATGAATGTATGTTTAGAgtgtacacattttatttttcatctagACATAATAGGAATggtttgtatatactgtagtttgaGGCAGTGACTGACCAAACTGAACAGATTTCCAGCTGTTGCTTACTATTGCCAAGGTAATCAGGTAGGTAGTTACTTGTTTTGAGACATTGCATGTTAAACAAAAGTGATAGAGATAGTGTAAAATCGTTACTGGCAATGATTTGTATGAATTTTGTAGCTACTGCAATGAAAAATGCTCATATCTTAAATCATCATtcaccactgaaatgaatggaaatgccattcatttgaTCCagcatatataaaaaaaactaaactgcttttttaataagaaatatAGCATTCTATAATATCATActtaaaacaattgaaaaatgacatgattcaataaaatgtaaagaatgaaagtttttgccacatttttttcttcaattcaagGGACATTGTGGTGCTCCTTCGGGTGTgtccaccttggccacctgggggcagtataaaactgacatacggatatacatgAGCGAAGGTGTCAAGTAATGAAGTACAAGTATTTCATTACTGTACTTGGggagatttttcaggtatctgtactgcCACACGGCCATTTTTTCCTCACGAATGCCGCTGTAACAGACGGTCTATATTCAGTATTATGGTACTTCTTGTGATCACGTGACCATAATGAGCCGATCAAATAGTTTGTTTATCGAAAGAGACCTGTGGACTTAAAAGAAGCGGGACGCTGTATTGTCTGTTCAAAAGGAAAGTTAACTAAGTTAAAAAGGAATAGATGGACCAGTACTTTTCTATTCTTCCAGAAGCTAAAAACAGTTGCGTCTCATATGTTGAGAGACCATGGCTTTATTAACATTAAGCAGCACTTCAAAATCAAAGACATGCCCTAAGTTCAACCAAACATCCGATGAACCCGGTGGGAAGAACTCTGACTACAAAATGAATGTGCCTTCTGGATAGCCTGGCTGTTTGCAGCAAATTTGCTTTTGTTGGCTACTgtacaaggcaccactgtattctaTACCTATGCAGGAACACTTACCCAGTGAGTCTGACTCATAGGCCGGCTCAGCGTCACCTGGTTCCTCTGGGTCTCGATCCTGGTCGCTGTATATATGCACATCCTCTGTAGAGAATGAGAACATAGGGTTGAAAATGACCCAAGTGGAAAAACTGCATCACATTCTCAAATAATGCCAAAACTAATGAGTCCAAATATGCAGATTGTATTTATAagtcaaacaaatatttggtaCCCGCAGGATCAATGTTGACGTCATCGAGAGACCTGCCCTTGAATTGAGCCAGACGTCCTTGTTCTCGAGCCATGAGGACTTTGCTAATTTTCGCTAGCTGGAGTATGCCCTCAGGAAGTCGGTAAAACTCTTGTTGCAAGGTTACATCATGTCCCAGAAAATTAGCGAGTTGATCCAGCTCGGTATTAGTGAGATTAAGGACCTGTGACAAGGCTCCCATTtgtttgtgtaatttttttgagcTCAGACTTTCTGGCCTCTTTGCTCCACAGACTTTGGCGAAATTACGAAGAGTGTCAGATCCACGGTAGCAAATCAAACTGGATGGTCTCGCAAATAGGTAAGTGTTTTCTGGTAAAATCCCACATTCCTTCCTTTTTCGGACAAGGAGGTCCAATGTCTGGTGCATCACTGGGGTCAAAAGTACAGGAACCTTTCTGTCCGCTTTACCTCTTATTTCTATTCTCCAGAAATGCTGAAAGAGTCTCTTCTCCAGATCTGACAGTGCAAAGTTCACATCCTCCTGAGGGTCTGATTGCGTGGAAGACAAATAGGCAGAAAGTGGAATTTTTGAGACTTCTCCAGCTCTTGGTCTGTTGAACAAAATGATTTGGGTCAAAATGACCTTTGTCAGTTCTGCATATGTCATGGGGGAGGATTCCGGGGATAGTTTTCTGAAAAGATCTTGTTGCTGAGTATCTAAAAATGAATGGAGAGTCTGCACATCTTCAGTGAAGGGAAGTAACTGAGGAGCATTCCACTTGGACGCCTTCAATGTTTTGAGTGATGCAGATGATATCATTTTGTTCCACCTGGTTTTATACACTGTGCGGAACGTCTTCGCATCTTTTAAAGTACTGTCGTTGCGTCGGACATTCGCATGACTTTCAACCAACTTTGAAATCCTTTCCAAGCTGTATCCAATTTTGAGCGCCAAACTTGGGCTTTTGTATGTATGCGTTTCACAATTGTAACCTGCAGTGTCCTTCGCAGCCTGGACAACACGCATGAAATTTGACGGTCGCATATgatcttttattgttttcattggAGTGTTTTTTCTGGAACATACAAGCAGCCTTCCCAACGCTCTCATTTGTTGCCGGATGTACTCGTGTTTGGTGGCATCATGCCCATGCCTGTTGTACAAATGTTGGCCATACTCCATGATCCAGGGATCAGACTTTACAGCTTCATAAACATCATCCATAATCATCCTGTTTATCAGTTTCCAAAGCTGTTCCTTAACTCCAGGTGGTGGAGGTGCAGTAAATCCACAAAGAGCCTGAATGCGCATTTTGCCA contains:
- the LOC133400140 gene encoding uncharacterized protein LOC133400140 isoform X3 encodes the protein MCLERLRNQGNFTHNVEVLNSGIGTPVPRKRPKDKSQVHNFLHCTFCQGFFLKHALWKHMKFCKFKPSNPPNSGKMRIQALCGFTAPPPPGVKEQLWKLINRMIMDDVYEAVKSDPWIMEYGQHLYNRHGHDATKHEYIRQQMRALGRLLVCSRKNTPMKTIKDHMRPSNFMRVVQAAKDTAGYNCETHTYKSPSLALKIGYSLERISKLVESHANVRRNDSTLKDAKTFRTVYKTRWNKMISSASLKTLKASKWNAPQLLPFTEDVQTLHSFLDTQQQDLFRKLSPESSPMTYAELTKVILTQIILFNRPRAGEVSKIPLSAYLSSTQSDPQEDVNFALSDLEKRLFQHFWRIEIRGKADRKVPVLLTPVMHQTLDLLVRKRKECGILPENTYLFARPSSLICYRGSDTLRNFAKVCGAKRPESLSSKKLHKQMGALSQVLNLTNTELDQLANFLGHDVTLQQEFYRLPEGILQLAKISKVLMAREQGRLAQFKGRSLDDVNIDPAEDVHIYSDQDRDPEEPGDAEPAYESDSLDIQQLIRDEKELPPQLHTGCSSLEHEDPLPPHIKEEEEDPQPPHIKEEAINPNLPNIKEEQKHPQPADIKENEEDPKKTHVKEEEDPQLPHIKEEEEEFDLSKLPLTGGSVKSKEEPPEGSELHHHSPSVDHCGGPPPDNLMASLSDSDKVPLTRDKDCKEDVHMYSDQDRDLEEPGDAEPAYESDSLDIQQLISDEEELHPQLHGGCSSLEHEEPLPPRIKGEQKHPQLPHVKEEEDPHLPHVKKEQEDPQLAYVKVEKEDPKLPNIKEEQKHPQPAHIHEEEEDPQLPHIKEEEEEFDVSKLPLTGGSVKSIEEKPPEGSELHHHCLSEDHCGGPPPDNLMAPLSDSDKVPLTRDKDCKGFIMATKSSRRKPPLQDAKEHAVKALDKTEELEVQFMNSLKGRGVFAKTCFRKGDFVVEYRGELINSEESKWRRMDLSQSKCCLHV
- the LOC133400140 gene encoding uncharacterized protein LOC133400140 isoform X6 — encoded protein: MCLERLRNQGNFTHNVEVLNSGIGTPVPRKRPKDKSQVHNFLHCTFCQGFFLKHALWKHMKFCKFKPSNPPNSGKMRIQALCGFTAPPPPGVKEQLWKLINRMIMDDVYEAVKSDPWIMEYGQHLYNRHGHDATKHEYIRQQMRALGRLLVCSRKNTPMKTIKDHMRPSNFMRVVQAAKDTAGYNCETHTYKSPSLALKIGYSLERISKLVESHANVRRNDSTLKDAKTFRTVYKTRWNKMISSASLKTLKASKWNAPQLLPFTEDVQTLHSFLDTQQQDLFRKLSPESSPMTYAELTKVILTQIILFNRPRAGEVSKIPLSAYLSSTQSDPQEDVNFALSDLEKRLFQHFWRIEIRGKADRKVPVLLTPVMHQTLDLLVRKRKECGILPENTYLFARPSSLICYRGSDTLRNFAKVCGAKRPESLSSKKLHKQMGALSQVLNLTNTELDQLANFLGHDVTLQQEFYRLPEGILQLAKISKVLMAREQGRLAQFKGRSLDDVNIDPAEDVHIYSDQDRDPEEPGDAEPAYESDSLVNPVTTRRSVSLPNSKNHHKPLRIKVRQHCKRKKWEKEEVDAVERHLMSFITSSQLPGKRDCDKCLMLEKTALSSRTWLSIKFYVKNRIMARKKKV